The genomic DNA AAACACCAATCAAGAGACAACCTGGCCTTCTCCATCTACTATAACCACATAAATACACATTGTTCTCTCActtagaaataatttatatgtAAAGATTCACCACACACCCAAATGACCAAAGGGCTCTCTCTAGTCTCTATCTCTACCTTTGCAGTTGTAAGAGAGCAGTTTGTGGAATTTATCCACATCCATGAAACCAAGCAATGATTTTATGGCTCTTTATTTGACCAACATATACTAAAAGCTAGCTAGCTCCAGAAGCATGGATATGGATAGAGACATCAGATACGATATGTACACTAATACACCAACCCGCTAATATTTTGAAAAGGTCgcataattcaatgtaaatatatatgtgtcagtgtcgtatCAGTGTCGGACAGAACACATGTCTGATACCGAAATACGCCTAATCTGAGAAGTGTCGATATTTCATAATGCATAAAAGAGAAATCTCAGTAATCATTCTGTCATATTGAGTCATGTACTTTGGTCTGAGAAATCACTGACTCATTGGTCTCAGTCCGACAAGTAAGATAGCATGGCCATAATGGGGAGAGTGAGTGGGTCTCTGAATCATAGAAACTCTGGCATGCAAACAAGGATTATCAAACACAGTACTTACTTGTCACTTGtgatatatctatatataatccttacatatatcatttatagAATGATAAAATGGTAATCAAATTCGTCTTTATCtctttatatgatattattcacttagtttcaaatatatatatccCTCACATTACtaaaacataatataacattacaTATAATCCTCATAGCAAATACCAGCTGGAGGATAAATCTGAGCAAATATGGAGAATATAAAAGTGtgagagaagaaaagaagatcTTGATAGAGAGCATAGCTCACATACGAAAAGAGAAGGGACCCCGGCTAAGCAAATGTGAGTATCAGTCAAAGAAAATCAGTGTTATCTGCCATCTCAGTCACTACTTTTGCAGCATCTGGAAAgtggataaataaaaaaaatgaaaaggttTTGCTAAGTTATTGGATTGTGTTGTACAAACTATctcaaaatgatgaaatacaaTGCCCTTCTTTTCCCCACTTGATCACTTATCTAGAagttatatttttgtactaagCAATACATTTTGAGACTTAATAATATGGAGAATGCTAACCACTGCCCtaagggcattggttaagcattcaaaataagtaagtttttaaaaaaaattgtgtaatcattatttgatcaaaagtaacatcttatatttctaagacaaaaattttatttgtagatTCCTTAATCATTGCCCTGAGGGCACCGGTTAGGAAGACCCTAATAATATATACCTTGAACCTTATATAGTGAGAAATGTTTTGCATCTAAACACACAAATTCATCAGCTATAAACTGAAAAGTTTTGCATCTATACTTCATTTTTAGCTAGCTAGGTTTAGAGTTAAACTACACAAGAACATTATCTCTGTGtttttgttcttctcttcattcATAGCAGCATAGGAAgtgagaaattaaaattaaactactAATATTGATTTGTGGAATTCTTCATGTCTTCATTACTGAACATAAAATTAATGTCAAATGAAAAAACATAGAAGAAACCCTGTTTCATTACCTGGATAACAATTAACCAAACTGTAGAATATATGCTTTTGAATTTCACATTTATAGTACTATTGTTGAAGTTCTTCAATTCATTTAGCTTTGATATGCAGACTTTAAACAGGAAGaggttaaaaattcaaattcaagtgGTACATAGATACTCTTTATTTGAATTATAGAATCCAAACCATATTTCGGATTGTATAATATGAACAATGTGAAAATTGAAGGCAAGCCTAGAGCTATACCGATGTTCGGTGCTTGTAAATATATGGTTCGACAACTACAATCTGAACACCTTTTAGATAATAGAATATGAAATCTGTCAAACCCCACATAAGATCATTTTATAAGTAAAATATAGTGTATAGATAGAcacattttggattatataatccgaaactTTAATAAAcagtttaaattatatataatctgatttttttttttagacaacatagaaattatattaaaatagaaaaaggaagTACAAGACTGGGGGCAATGACCTTACCAGTAAACCACAAAATCAAAACCCAACGGGTGATACAACAATATGGTACAAAGTGGTAAAATACAAACAACAACTCCAAACAATCACTGCCACGGACAATCCAGCGAACCCACGTATGAGCGCGAAACCGAATTGCAAAAATGATGATCCATATTGATTTGAACATGCATacaagaaaattataaaaaaaaataataaattaaaccaTATGAAACAACGCATGTGAAACATTGATTAAGCAATGTAGTACAAATATTGATAGGttatatcaaaatattcaaagacaatttcaaaacaaatattgttcaaatgttacattaacaacataaaactaCTGGGTAGCCCTAGCACCTCTACTACCCCATACCATGCCTACGACGATACATGTTCCCTTCATGAACCCCTTCAGAATTGCATTCAAACTCTCATAAGTTGCACTCCCCTGCTCGACCACACCACTACCCATGATGCGTCTCTGATGTGCCCTAAATTGTTGGTCATGTCTAACCTCTTGTTTAGGTGGCCTCGGGATATGAACATCCTCTAACGGAGTTATGATGTATGAATGTGAAATGGCAGAAAACCAGATCATGTATCCAGATGTTGTCCCTAGACTAGTTGGAGCAATTAGCAAACCCAAATCCTCCACTCTCAGCACATAAGTAATATACTAAATGTAGCGGTGATTGATCTCCTACCCGATCATTTTGAAACTTGAGATGTCATGTGGATGTTGGGGATGGTTTGGACATAACCAAACTGGTGCAGTACCTGCTCCGACAAATATCAGACCCGACAAGGTCCGTATTTGAGTCATCCAGAGTAAAGAGTTATTCGCTTGAATGAACATGTCTCGCGGTAGTCCTGATATGGGTTCATGAATACAGAGCTAAGATCCATACATGTGGTCTTGATGAGCTCGTGTGGGATCTATAAACACTTGATCCTTTAAGAAATATAACATCATGGCATGTGTGTGTAAGCGTGTCGATCCTCCTTGTATCCAACCCCAATAATCTGTAGCCCCGACTTCCTAAAAATGTAGGAATGTCCAAGCCTGTATCAACACCAACATATCAGTATAAATAACATGTTtacatgtaaataaataagcaaCTTATTATAGTTTATACCTTTAACAAGGTGAACTATCCATCCATCTGTGAAGTCATATAACGGTCTCCACTATTGAGCTCCTTGTACAGGTAAGCAAAGGTATGTGTAACCGGAAACCAGCTCCAGGTCACGGAAGCACCTCATGTATGCCACATCCACATAGTTAGTGCTCGTTTCAGTGAAAAGTATGATACCTACCAAGTAAAGCATATATATATGGATAGCATGGTCTCTCTTCACCTGCATACCTTCAACATCGACATCTTCCTAAGCGTCAAACTGCTTCCTAAATACGTTTCTTAAAATATGCCCTTAACTAGGCAAAATGCGAATGAACACCCTTCGTTTTTCTCACCTGATACTCAACCTCAACAACATTAAACTCCATAAAGTGTCACTGTCATCTTCTCAATTACAAGATGGAAGCTAGAGGTCTCCTCGTTCGATCTCTCAACAAAGTAGATAACAAGCAATGGTCAAGAATAGGACAACTGACATGTTATAGCCATTAAAGACCTCTAGCTCGTATAGTGTCTTAGAACCATCGCTCTTGTATCTTATCTAAATTTTCATCATGTAGAGTCTGAAGCTTTTTTCCATTGTTAATGCATTTTAAATTGTCACTTCACtacgaaaaataaaaatttatatcaatataCGCTTTAGTTCAATttacattaataaaataaacatagcCTTCAATTTACATTAAAATATTGTATATAAAATGAAAGTTATAGAATATTATTACTCGATTAAACATGTGATAAGCCACATAAAGACGGTACAAGGTGAGCACAAACAAGTCATGTGGGCCACCATGATAGTCATCTAGCGGTTGTGGATTCACCTCCATGTTCTCCTCCATATTGTCATGCACAGGCTAGGGCTTGGGATGTGGTTCAGACTCGTTCACCTGAGATGGTCCGAAGCTATAAGCATGGTGACCCCTGCCCTCGCGTTTTCCCACTATCCCTTTCGTTTCATTCCACTTCGCCCGCTCTCACCTAGCAGAAGTAGTCATGGTAGCTCTCTCATTTCTAAGGTGGTATATGTGTTTTATATCTGAAACATGCAAaatcacaaacacaattaacaaaaatcCACAGAATTGTCAAAACCAACATATGTTGATATaattcggattataaaatccgaacatGTTCAGTAgttcaaaggaaaaaaattgtgacCCCAACATTGATAAATCGAGTTAATATGACTTACATTGTGCTTGTTGTTTGAAAATGCTTGAAATGTGATGCTTTTGAGAAACAAAATCCTCAAAAATCACCCaatgttgaaattttgaattttggggGTGTGAGAAAAACTTTTATGGCATAAACACAAACTTTTAAATGAGGAGAGGTTTCTGATTTCAATTTATATATAAGAAGGGTTCAAATTATAGAATCTGAAACATGGTTCAGATTCTATAATCCGAGCAAATGGTATTTTGGAGGAAAAATAGGGCGTGTGAGAAACTTATACGGTGGAAAAAGTAAAAGCCTTTACAAATAGGGAATTCATTTTCCAGCCTTCAATGTTTCTCACGCGCcattcaaaattccaaaaatgagattttaccctactttgaaagtgaaaaaaaaaaaaaaagtcatgatCATTTTAACCACGGTTCAATTGtgcctaacttttttttttcacggATTCGGATTCTAGAATTAAAAAAACGATGGTCGGGTATATCAATAATTTAGAATCTGAACGCCCCCTATACATGCATCAAATCCCTCTTATgccaaaaaattaaagaaaaagtgttaaatttaattttgaccCAAGAGAGGTGCGAAGCATGTATAatacttgtttttttcttcGGAAAAAGCAGTTAGTCACGGTGGAATCGTGGTTCAAATGGTTGTGGCCAACTTTGTACTCAACTAATCTTAGATAAACTTTGATACTATGTTAGAAtttggattgattaggacttaacttctataatttttttttttatcaagcaaaaatggaatatatatatatatatatatattaaccacAAAAGCAACTCCTCTAACACAAGATGTGCCAAAAGAATTACCTAAGGAACAAAGTAGCAGTTACACAACCAACAAACAAACCATTAAGTGATACCCAAACATTGAAACGGACTTGAACACCACCTACCTGTGCCAAACTTAAAGGCAGCCTTTTTGGATTTCATACAAGCTAAAGACAAATATTTCACTTTATCTAGCAACCTAGGCATAGGAGTTACAACATTATTGAAAAGCCTATTATTGCGCTCATTCCATAAGACCCACACGCACAATAGCCAAATAAGTTGAAGGAATGATCGCTTTGCTTTGCCACCACCTGCTAGATGCAcgaattgaaaaaaatgatcGACTATAACATTAATGTCGACGCCTATAATGCCCAACCAATGACGCACTAGGGGCCAAAATgatgaataaatattataagATATAAACAAATGATATAGATTAACTTCTATAAAGTTGATTTATATGGTATAGATTACCTTCATTTTTAGTCACATATTCAAGTCATATATTCAAGTGTAAATTTTCATTCTCCCTAGAAATACTTTCTAACTCCTTGTTGTTTACAGAATATGACATATACATCATCTTATCATTATTTAAAAGCGAAAACTATTTCTTaggtttattaaataattgatatatctGAACAATATaatagactagatacatcagttaatcaataaattattttaaaaagttgcttataataataacaatgatgCCATACTCCCCTCAAACaaaaaagagtagtgatatatgtagaaccatttgtgacaactttgatgacaacttttattttttcttttttcattagtccaaaacaatgaagaaagaaaaatgaagaaaaagaataagaatataatgtgagtatatgtgagtatgagagagaaaattgtcaaaaagttaTAATAAACTAGTTgtcatttctcaacaaaaaaaacaatgatgcCATACTTTAAGATAGATACTAGATAGTATCGACACGTCATAGTAAAAAGGTATTGTCACCaacataaatagttaaattaaaagcttataaaagaaaagaaaatatatttttgaaaggaaagaaaagattataaaaaatcaaacattgaataaatatttttttaaaaagttagtATTTTACAAAGCTTGTGAAAAAGAATGTACATTATTCAAGAAGGAAGATTagataatttaattttggattAGTTGTTATTTCATCCTcttatttttaccattttacaaaattgactccttaattttaaatttcaacagTTTAAATCACTCCAtctactttattttttagagaatccCCACATCAactatttgatttatatatgtTCATATTACACATTTTAGATGatgttttatgataattttttactttttttttttatagtttcattgaggttgattttttttacttttttttatataacttaTCATCAAGTTTTTTATGAACGACCAACTCTcctcaaaaatttaaaactaaattcaaaatataatattaaaataaaagcgaCTTGTATCATATTATCTAAGCGCatcttttatttgaaaataatcaACATTGCAATTAAAACTAATACTCTATTGCCTATTCTTTTCGGATGGGAAGATTTTCAAGGGTAAAAAGGAGAGATAAAAAGAAAGTATAAAATAAGGTTCATGTGCTTTCAATTATCTTACTCTTTTTATTGTTTACCCACACCTACCCCCACAAACTAGAGTGTTTGTATTTTTTCAATCTTACAAAAAAAGGTCGATATATATAGTGCCTTACCCTTGCAAAGGGTACAGAAGAAAGTGAAAGTAGATGAGGATTCGGAAAAACACAAAGCTTTCCCCTCTTCTATTCACTTGTTCACCTTCACTTTTACAAAATGGTTCATTTCCAGTTGAAATTTTTCAAACCCATGTTTGTCAACTTAACCAATCTCCATGGGATGTGATCCCCTTTGCCTCCAACAACTCCTCCTCAATCCAGGTTCCaaacttcttcttctcttctcataTTTATTAGGGTTTTTTCATATGCTTTATTAGGGTTCTTAATACTCTTCATGTCACTgaattattttcatcatttcaacTTCTTATGCCTTTTTTGCTTCAAAATAGGTTAATGGGTATCTATGTTCTCTCTCATTTCTCACTATTTTCGATTTTGTTTTTGCTTCACTTAGTTCCAAGAGCAAGATATTTTCACAAACGGGGATTCCTTTGGAGCTCTTGATGAAAGGTAAACATAAATCTAGATCCCAATTCGTTACCTTTTTTACTTAACTTGCAAAACCcattagggttttttttctacttttttttttttatcttcaattatataaattatcaaTACGAAAATCTTTgtgtttgaatgaatttttgtttgtttgataatgatgaaaaaatataGTGTGGATTCGATGATGGAAACTgatgttgttgatattgataaCAACAAACCTgcgattgaaaattttgaaatgatggTGTTTGATGATAATAAGGTGGTTAATAATAATGGTGGCAGCAACAAAGGTTTGAAGAGAAACTGGAATGGGGGCGGCGGCATTGAGGCTCCGCGGCGTGGTAGAGGCCGACCGAAGAAGTCGGTGGGTTCGGCTTCGGGTTCAAATAATAATGTTGATAATAGTGTTGATGTTAATGTTGTTACTTGTTCGGAGGGATTGGATTGTGTTGAAGATTATgaggatgattatgatgattctGGTGATGATAATGGGAATAGGAGAACAAGGAAGCCAGTGAAAGAAAGGTCCCTAAAATCCTTAATGTGAGAAGGGATATTTATATAGGGTTGGGGTTCAATTCAATGTTGtattgtttatttgtttggtGATTTCCAACGTTGTATTGTTGTTCTTTCGACAAGGTTGttcttattgttgttgttgttttaattttggtGGTATTTAGGTTggattatgaatatttttgggTATGATGATATGCTAATTTAAAGaagtattattgttattatttgactgatttaaaaaagtattaaaaatgagtttatgagattaaaatgctttttaaaatacataatttagtttTGGGCTTTTTAATATCCATGCATATACAAGTTTTAATGGTTTGCTACCCGCACCCCCTTGCAAAAGATATTCCTTTCTTTTTCAAGCCACCATTCTCTCTCCCTCTGAACCAACCTGATGTCACTCACAATCGCCGCCAAAGTCGTATTTTCTCCATTTGGAAACACAAACTTATAGAAACATGAGATATTTTCTATCTCTATTTAATGAGAAGTATTCTAGAGTATTTTCTAGTCTTCTATGTATTTTCTCCACTACATgataagaaaattatttataaatttaacctcattttttaaagaaaaatttagtATCAAACCAAAGGAAAGATTAATCCGGATGACCAATCACATTGTCACTAGCGAAGCTTCAAGCGAAGCCAGAACAAAATCTTGTATTGATTGGTCCAACAAAAGAATTGTTGATACTTGGAGGATTCGAACGCGAAAATTATAGAGCATCACACTTTTAAGTCTCAAACCTACAACACCCGAGACCAATCCTTGAGggatataaaatataatattatttaaaatagtaatctaataaaatagaaatctaaataaaaaaaatagaatttgatattctccacaaaaaattatattccaaattcttatgttttagttttcttaataagtttgatattatttatttttttgcttataatttgagatggagggaatatattttttaatgtgtCTGAAAAGTCAAATgtgtttcataaaaaatgtattaatcTCCCTCttatctatatatttatttatataccaCAAAATTCCAAAGTAATTAGTTTTGACttttttgttgaattgatttaacaattttaaaattttacagtTATGATCCATTCATCAAATATTTGATCtaaaatatgataatattatatgttctaaataaatttttaaattgtaaaatattttatattcatatatcacattattgaaaatattttctcatcaccaaatttttatttcaataatatgATGGAGTAGATGGACCAAGACTATTAGATATTAAACTTTTAATCTCAATGAAAACCAATATTTGTCACATTCTGAAATGTGAAAATCCGGataatctaaaatattattccTTTTAACCTTGCATTTCGAGATTTTTATGcttaacataatatttttaccATGTTTTTGTATTTTGGACATGATTTGAGCATTAATTTTCGTATTTAATGTATTCTGATTTCTGCTCACCGTGCAGGGAATAGCTTTGGTTGCGGTTATAAAAACAAGGCATAGAAGCAGACATTTGAAAGCTTAGGAATAGAGCTACAAATTTGATGTTGAGCACAAAGCCCGGTTTGGACGTCATCCACaataattgttttataaaaagtaGCACAAGGCAATTAAAAAGATGGTCTGGGACATAATGGCATGCCTAAAGGAATTAGGTGGGACATGCTTTCGTAATTCAAAGCTTTTAATTTAGCTATGGTTGCGAAGCTAGGCTGGAATTTTAATGCCAACCGGATGTGCTAGTGCCTAGTAGCAAGAATCTTCAAAGCAAGGTATTTCCCTCCTGCTTCTTTTTTGGATGCTAAACTTGTTTACAATCCTAGATTTTCATTTTCCTGACGTAGCATTTGGAACTCTCGTTAAGTGAGACTTTGCTAAGTTTAACTCCTTGATTATAGTCGAGAGAAATTGTGTTTATGCACCTGATAGCATAGCAGCATACCCTTCGAGAAGAACAGTTTGGTAAAAACCAGTGGTGGGATGGCATAAGTGCAACATTGATGTTTTGTTTCATGCTTCCAGCATGAGGACATCATTTAGCTGATGTATTCGCAACTCTGATGACAATTTTGCGTAGGTTTAAAGCAAGTGGAATCAGATGCCCATGTTAGTGTTGGAAGGGGAAGTAGTAGCACTTTTGGAAGCTTTGCAACTACTAATCGTGGAGCTTTCGAAATTCATGATATAGTTGCTATCTTTATATCCTAATTTTGAAGTGAAATTTATTATGTGACTAGTGAATACGGTGATTCATACGTTAGTTAAGAGAGTTTTTTCTTAAGCTAGtcaccatattttttattttttttatcctttttgtattgaaaaatttCTATTCTATTTAGTGATAGTAAAAATGGAAGAATCAAAATTACAAAGGATGTTAAATAGTGTCTTGAAAtattagttaagaaaataaaaaatataagcttGATATtgaagataatattttttacacttttaaatatttgattacGCAAATTATATCTTTAACTAATGTCCCATgaacactagttaacattttttaaattacaattaaGTAAAATTTTTAATGCTTTTCAATTCATGGAGATCAAAAtttctcttcaatttttatCATCATCGCAACCGTTGATCCTCTTAGGCTCCAAATGGGACCCAATCAAGTACAAATGGTCCCATTGATTAAATATTGTTACGCGGGCCAGACTTGTTGGCCATTCTTACAGCAAGCAGGAATATGTGTTTTAATCCACGCGCCTAAATTTATTACAagaatataatttaaacaaaaataaaacgaagaaaaaaaagtagaaaacgtattttttatttttttagtggaaCAAACAGTTGTGAATTAGCGTTATGATTTGGATAGGATGGCAGAAGTAGATAGATttctaaatataatttctcattcatgaaaatattatcattaaatataagtatattttcaaattacctcatatatgtaaatatataatttttagattcattataaatgatgtatttgaccTATATTATGGTTCAAATATATGAGGTATTTAATGAACcttgaaaaacaatttatttataaatgtgatcaaAACAAGTATATTTCTACTTTAAATAAACCATTAATTAATACGAATAAGATTTTCAAATATGAGAAGTCAAGAAtaaagtttcttaaaaaaatcaaataattatatacTCCATgcatttataaatatatatcgCAATCAACTATTTCACTAATGTTATTAATACACAAGTAGGGTTgcaaatgagtcgagtcgaaccgGACCTGCCTGAGCTCGGCTCcactcgataagaattggttcggctCGAACCTCGGCTCGAGTTCGCCACGAACTATTTTTTCAGCTCGAGTTcagctcgtttaaagttcacgaacagttCGGTTCAGTTCGTCTGCTCAAACTcgtccaaatttttttttttaaaattaaatattgaattaaaataaaagttcccACAAGCATGCATATAAtagacataaattatataaagttaaaggttgcataaatacgaagaaaaatatctgatacatgtagcagagacaaaaaatccaacaaaattcataatattattttacttttaaacttCAACTGCTCTTCCCTTCAAGACAAAATTGTATTCAGCCACATttgaattaaacaaatttaaaaactaactcaaattgatttatatatataatccatAATCGAGCCATCTCATGAACCTAACGAGTCGAACTATATGtagctcaagttcagctcatttaattaacgaacttaattttcagctcaagtccagctcgttaggttcatgaacc from Medicago truncatula cultivar Jemalong A17 chromosome 8, MtrunA17r5.0-ANR, whole genome shotgun sequence includes the following:
- the LOC25500859 gene encoding uncharacterized protein isoform X1, with translation MRIRKNTKLSPLLFTCSPSLLQNGSFPVEIFQTHVCQLNQSPWDVIPFASNNSSSIQFQEQDIFTNGDSFGALDESVDSMMETDVVDIDNNKPAIENFEMMVFDDNKVVNNNGGSNKGLKRNWNGGGGIEAPRRGRGRPKKSVGSASGSNNNVDNSVDVNVVTCSEGLDCVEDYEDDYDDSGDDNGNRRTRKPVKERSLKSLM
- the LOC25500859 gene encoding uncharacterized protein isoform X2 translates to MRIRKNTKLSPLLFTCSPSLLQNGSFPVEIFQTHVCQLNQSPWDVIPFASNNSSSIQFQEQDIFTNGDSFGALDESNKGLKRNWNGGGGIEAPRRGRGRPKKSVGSASGSNNNVDNSVDVNVVTCSEGLDCVEDYEDDYDDSGDDNGNRRTRKPVKERSLKSLM